One genomic window of Solanum dulcamara chromosome 10, daSolDulc1.2, whole genome shotgun sequence includes the following:
- the LOC129870721 gene encoding putative transcription factor bHLH041, whose protein sequence is MNNLFPKDFTKQTEEIETLTEFQGLQFPKIEGEDDAIRQAYLAIISSSSPSSYFSSRGQIQENLTRDHQLTTRNTTAFTRFRSTNYASIGARTTNCRQGMLKRSITFFKNLYMMNRQEGIQVNRAMSTQVHHMISERRRREKLNENFQHLRSLLPPGTKKDKASVLASTIEYLSSLKYQVEELCKRNEILEGLLLSKKKASQFQQNGSGKVDVYITNIEERSIVDLQVITRGKCSISDLVICLMEFLKLANYVNLVSIDANTTMVQSCPLTLITLRLRIQGDEWDESAFLGETRRVVGNVT, encoded by the exons ATGAACAACTTGTTTCCTAAAGATTTCACAAAACAAACAGAGGAAATTGAAACTTTGACTGAATTTCAAGGCCTACAATTCCCAAAAATAGAAGGCGAAGACGATGCAATAAGACAAGCATATCTTGCTATTATATCATCGTCTTCAccttcttcttatttttcatcTCGTGGacaaattcaagagaatttgaCACGAGATCATCAATTAACAACACGAAATACGACTGCATTCACAAGGTTTAGATCAACCAATTATGCCTCAATAGGTGCAAGAACAACAAATTGTAGACAAGGCATGTTGAAGAGGTCCATTACATTTTTCAAGAACTTGTATATGATGAATAGGCAAGAAGGGATTCAAGTGAATCGCGCGATGAGTACACAAGTTCATCATATGATCTCGGAGAGAAGAAGACGCGAAAAACTTAACGAGAACTTTCAACATCTTAGATCATTACTCCCTCCAGGAACTAAG AAGGACAAAGCGTCAGTTCTTGCTAGTACAATAGAGTACTTAAGTTCATTGAAATATCAAGTGGAAGAACTATGTAAAAGGAATGAAATATTGGAAGGACTACTTCTGTCTAAGAAAAAAGCTTCTCAATTTCAACAAAATGGAAGTGGAAAAGTAGATGTTTACATAACAAATATAGAAGAAAGATCAATTGTGGACTTGCAAGTTATAACCAGAGGAAAATGCAGCATATCGGATTTGGTTATTTGCTTAATGGAATTCTTGAAATTGGCTAATTATGTAAACTTAGTGTCTATTGATGCAAACACAACAATGGTTCAATCATGTCCACTTACTCTCATAACATTAAGACTGAGAATCCAG GGAGATGAATGGGATGAGTCTGCTTTCCTGGGAGAAACAAGAAGGGTTGTTGGAAACGTGACATAA
- the LOC129871545 gene encoding translation machinery-associated protein 22-like: MAEKLQPVEVQYCGVCGLPAEYCEFGSEFEKCKPWLIQNAPDLYPDLVKDSNLKEADKVSDQLQSTSISEGSSTSKKEEVKRLPGGKIKKKDKQEIIIEKVTRNRRKSITTIKGLEIFGVKLSDASKKLGKKFATGASVIKGPTEKEQIDVQGDISYDIVDFIKETWPDVPESAIFFIEDGKKVPAA, translated from the exons ATGGCGGAGAAGCTCCAACCAGTTGAAGTTCAATATTGTGGAGTTTGCGGGTTACCCGCTGAGTATTGTGAATTCGGATCCGAATTTGAGAAATGCAAACCCTGGTTGATCCAAAACGCACCCGATCTCTACCCGGACCTTGTTAAAG ATTCCAATTTGAAAGAAGCTGATAAAGTCTCTGATCAGCTCCAGTCGACTTCAATCTCTGAAG GTTCTTCTACATCTAAGAAAGAAGAAGTCAAGCGCCTTCCTggtggaaaaataaaaaagaaa GATAAGCAGGAGATTATTATTGAAAAGGTCACCAGAAACAGACGAAAGAGTATCACTACCATCAAGGGCCTCGAAATCTTTG GTGTTAAACTAAGTGATGCTTCAAAAAAGCTTGGTAAAAAGTTTGCTACTGGAGCTTCTGTTATTAAG GGCCCAACTGAAAAAGAGCAGATTGATGTTCAAGGAGACATATCCTATGACATTGTGGACTTCATTAAAGAAACCTGGCCAGAT GTTCCAGAGTCTGCAATATTCTTCATAGAAGACGGAAAAAAGGTTCCAGCTGCATAA